The following coding sequences lie in one Betaproteobacteria bacterium genomic window:
- a CDS encoding YfiR family protein produces MSRYAIRLLLGALLLALALTTVVRAQPDKPTEYQIKAAFLYNFAKFTDWGSSNPAIAASQEGGFVLCVAGKDPFGSALAAIEGKLVQGQRLRIRLGVSPETISGCHMLFVSESEERRAPVFLKAVQQHPVLTVSDIEGFTDAGGMIGLVVADSRIQFDINLAPANRVNLKVSSQLLSLARSVSGGKGRN; encoded by the coding sequence GTGTCGAGATACGCCATTCGCCTTCTGCTTGGGGCCCTGCTGCTGGCGCTAGCGCTGACTACGGTCGTCCGCGCCCAGCCGGACAAGCCTACCGAGTACCAGATCAAGGCGGCCTTCCTTTATAACTTCGCCAAGTTCACCGATTGGGGCAGTAGCAACCCCGCGATCGCGGCATCGCAAGAGGGTGGCTTTGTGCTCTGTGTCGCGGGCAAGGATCCTTTCGGTTCCGCGCTGGCGGCCATCGAGGGCAAGCTCGTGCAGGGACAACGCCTGCGCATTCGCCTGGGCGTATCGCCCGAGACGATCTCGGGTTGCCACATGTTGTTCGTGTCCGAGTCCGAGGAACGTCGGGCACCGGTATTTCTCAAGGCCGTGCAGCAGCATCCGGTGCTGACGGTTAGCGATATCGAGGGCTTTACCGATGCCGGCGGAATGATCGGATTGGTGGTGGCGGACAGCCGGATCCAGTTCGACATCAATCTTGCGCCGGCCAATCGCGTCAACCTGAAAGTCAGCTCGCAGTTGCTCAGCCTTGCACGCTCGGTGAGCGGCGGCAAGGGCAGGAACTGA
- a CDS encoding sn-glycerol-3-phosphate import ATP-binding protein UgpC: protein MANITLKDVKKSYGKLAVVHGVDAEIADGEFIVIVGPSGCGKSTLLRMIAGLEIITAGEVWIGGKLVNNLEPKDRDIAMVFQNYALYPHMSVYENMAYGLKIRKLSKDDIEARVQKAAKILELGELLQRKPRELSGGQRQRVAMGRAIVRQPKLFLFDEPLSNLDAKLRVQMRLEIQKLSRELKTTSIFVTHDQVEAMTLAHRMIVMNAGLVEQIGAPMEVYDNPASIFVAGFIGSPAMNFLAGKVNGGMLEMGDGLGVPLPARVKDKVKSGDAVTFGIRPEHLELGPNGMGLVVESAEALGSDSLIHGKMGAHMVVVRADGYIKHDNGARLTVTPMPERYYFFDSASGKRL from the coding sequence ATGGCAAACATCACTCTCAAAGACGTCAAGAAATCCTACGGCAAGCTGGCCGTGGTCCACGGGGTTGATGCCGAAATCGCCGATGGCGAATTCATCGTCATCGTCGGGCCTTCCGGTTGCGGGAAATCCACGTTGCTGCGGATGATCGCCGGGCTGGAGATCATCACGGCGGGCGAGGTATGGATCGGCGGCAAGCTGGTCAACAATCTGGAACCGAAGGACCGCGACATCGCGATGGTGTTCCAGAATTACGCGCTGTATCCGCACATGTCGGTGTACGAAAACATGGCGTACGGATTGAAGATTCGCAAGCTGTCGAAGGACGATATCGAAGCGCGCGTGCAGAAGGCGGCGAAAATTTTGGAACTGGGTGAGTTGCTGCAGCGCAAGCCGCGTGAGCTTTCCGGCGGCCAGCGGCAGCGCGTGGCGATGGGCCGCGCCATAGTGCGCCAGCCGAAGCTGTTTCTGTTCGATGAGCCGTTGTCGAATCTCGACGCCAAGTTGCGGGTGCAGATGCGGCTGGAAATCCAGAAGCTCTCGCGTGAATTGAAAACCACCAGCATTTTTGTCACCCACGATCAGGTGGAGGCGATGACCCTCGCGCACCGCATGATCGTGATGAATGCGGGACTGGTCGAGCAGATCGGCGCGCCGATGGAGGTTTACGACAACCCCGCGTCAATCTTTGTCGCGGGATTTATCGGTTCTCCGGCGATGAATTTCCTGGCGGGTAAGGTCAATGGCGGAATGCTCGAAATGGGCGATGGCTTGGGTGTGCCCCTGCCCGCGCGCGTGAAGGATAAAGTGAAAAGCGGCGATGCCGTCACGTTCGGTATTCGTCCCGAACATCTGGAACTTGGGCCCAACGGCATGGGACTGGTTGTCGAGAGCGCCGAAGCACTGGGATCGGATTCGCTGATACACGGCAAAATGGGCGCGCACATGGTGGTGGTGCGTGCCGATGGGTACATCAAGCATGACAATGGCGCGCGATTGACCGTCACGCCGATGCCGGAAAGATACTATTTCTTCGATTCGGCGAGCGGCAAGCGGCTATAG
- the ugpA gene encoding sn-glycerol-3-phosphate ABC transporter permease UgpA, with protein sequence MEKRVVFRSAWLPYVLVAPQIAVTVIFFFWPAFQAVYQSMQLQDAFGLQTEFVWFENFKALFSDERYLASFKVTAVFSLLVASLGLSISLMLAVAADRIVRGSFIFRTLLIWPYAVAPAIAGVLWAFLFAPSIGIIAYVLKQNGVPWNYVLDSDHAMILVVIASVWKQISYNFLFFLAGLQSIPKSLMEAAAIDGASPFRRFWTIVFPLLSPTTFFLLVVNIVYAFFDTFGVIDATTQGGPSTATQILVYKVYNDGFKSGDLGGSAAQSVVLMIIVITLSVIQFRFIEKKVQY encoded by the coding sequence ATGGAAAAACGCGTCGTCTTCCGCTCCGCATGGTTGCCCTATGTGCTGGTCGCCCCGCAGATCGCCGTCACGGTCATATTCTTTTTCTGGCCGGCATTTCAAGCCGTCTATCAGTCGATGCAGTTGCAGGATGCGTTCGGACTCCAAACTGAATTTGTCTGGTTCGAGAATTTCAAGGCGCTTTTCAGTGATGAGCGGTACCTCGCCTCATTCAAGGTCACGGCGGTGTTCAGCCTGCTGGTAGCTTCGCTCGGGTTGTCGATTTCGCTGATGTTGGCGGTGGCAGCAGATAGAATCGTGCGTGGCTCGTTCATTTTCAGGACGCTGCTGATCTGGCCCTATGCGGTGGCGCCCGCCATTGCCGGTGTGCTGTGGGCCTTCCTGTTTGCGCCTTCGATCGGCATCATTGCCTATGTCCTGAAACAGAACGGCGTTCCCTGGAATTACGTGCTCGATAGCGACCACGCCATGATCCTGGTGGTGATCGCGTCTGTCTGGAAGCAGATCAGCTACAACTTCCTGTTTTTTCTCGCGGGCCTGCAGTCGATTCCCAAATCGCTGATGGAAGCCGCGGCCATTGATGGCGCCTCGCCGTTCCGCCGATTCTGGACGATCGTATTTCCGCTCTTGTCGCCCACCACTTTTTTCCTGCTGGTGGTCAACATCGTCTATGCGTTCTTCGATACGTTCGGTGTGATCGACGCGACGACCCAGGGCGGCCCATCCACGGCGACACAGATCCTCGTCTACAAGGTCTACAACGACGGCTTCAAGAGCGGTGATCTGGGTGGCTCCGCGGCACAGTCCGTCGTGTTGATGATCATCGTGATCACGTTGTCGGTGATCCAGTTTCGCTTCATCGAAAAGAAAGTGCAGTACTAG
- a CDS encoding GNAT family N-acetyltransferase, which produces MSDLAALAVLTRRLEELTLNTSPAIHQALYDGWLLRASATDTRRANSATAMQPSTLPLEEKINRTEEWYRTYGQPAMFRLTEALAPPELDGLLAKRGYSREVETWVMTKDLSRGIPPGDYHLPESAKLLERSEDEGLDDIHRMKAVSAALHTQDLKRQALWKGPQVFLSLKTSHGIASTGMARLEAGHLGIFNMRTASKARDKGYATILVAYLLAWGLEQGASTAFLQVDQANEAAIAVYRKFGFSPAYTYWHRVQPAVPATGTS; this is translated from the coding sequence ATGTCTGATCTCGCTGCCCTCGCTGTCTTAACTCGCCGCCTCGAAGAACTTACCCTTAACACGTCTCCCGCGATCCATCAGGCACTCTACGATGGCTGGCTATTGCGCGCGTCCGCGACCGACACTCGCCGCGCCAACAGCGCGACGGCGATGCAGCCGTCGACGCTGCCGCTTGAGGAGAAAATTAACCGTACCGAGGAGTGGTACCGCACTTACGGGCAGCCGGCAATGTTTCGTCTGACGGAAGCGCTGGCGCCTCCTGAGCTGGATGGATTGTTAGCCAAGCGAGGCTACTCGCGGGAAGTCGAAACCTGGGTAATGACCAAGGATCTCTCGCGGGGGATTCCGCCGGGCGACTATCACCTGCCCGAGAGCGCGAAGCTGCTTGAGCGCAGCGAAGATGAAGGACTTGATGACATTCATCGCATGAAGGCTGTGAGCGCCGCGCTGCACACGCAAGATCTGAAGCGACAGGCACTGTGGAAAGGGCCACAGGTTTTTCTTTCCTTGAAAACCAGCCACGGCATCGCGTCCACGGGCATGGCCAGACTGGAAGCCGGCCACCTCGGCATTTTCAACATGCGTACCGCGAGCAAGGCGCGCGACAAAGGTTACGCGACAATTCTGGTTGCGTATCTGCTGGCATGGGGGCTGGAGCAGGGCGCTTCCACTGCTTTTCTGCAGGTTGATCAGGCAAATGAAGCGGCCATCGCGGTTTACCGCAAATTCGGTTTTTCGCCGGCGTACACCTATTGGCATCGCGTGCAGCCGGCCGTACCGGCAACCGGAACCAGTTGA
- a CDS encoding response regulator, which yields MAPHEGERVVLRFQVSDTGIGIDADTQARLFSAFSQADNSTTRKYGGTGLGLAISKELVGLFGGEIGVTSELGHGATFWFTVPFATQQDAVPYAPPRPASLHHLRVLVVDDNATNREILCSQLAGLGLRADSVAGGQEALRALLGAAGRDPYRIAILDMHMPGMDGLELARLIRRDPAIKDVELLMLSSVGLDVPTPTLHALRVRTWLTKPVSRSQLSDCLIACTAIDASVSGPAAILTASSVPTATSTAGASVPGPRALHVLVAEDNLVNQAVAIEMLAALGCTCRIAANGREALAAMAQDAYDVVLMDCQMPEMDGFEATRALRAREAASGAPRLRVIALTAHAMEGDEAQCIAAGMDGYLAKPYGQQQLEAAIRSHLAPQSANAASAATGTAGAATNTTAAANMGDENVVEGLDRRVLDSIRALDKAGGNAVLARLIGIYQKSAPPLVQAIRAAADAGDVAAVSRAAHTLRPSSLYVGATRLGSLCREIEVAGKATPPAMSLTQVAALEAEFVRVELWLRAELMEEVV from the coding sequence ATGGCGCCGCACGAGGGCGAGCGCGTGGTACTGCGCTTCCAGGTCAGCGACACCGGCATCGGCATCGATGCCGACACCCAGGCACGGCTGTTCAGCGCCTTTTCCCAGGCCGACAACAGCACCACGCGCAAATACGGCGGCACCGGCCTGGGGCTCGCCATCAGCAAGGAGCTGGTCGGGTTGTTCGGCGGCGAAATCGGCGTCACCAGCGAACTCGGCCACGGCGCCACGTTCTGGTTCACCGTGCCGTTTGCCACGCAACAGGACGCCGTCCCCTATGCCCCGCCGCGGCCGGCCTCGCTGCATCACCTGCGGGTGCTGGTGGTCGACGACAATGCCACCAACCGGGAAATCCTCTGCAGCCAGCTCGCCGGACTGGGCCTGCGCGCCGACAGCGTCGCCGGCGGGCAGGAAGCGCTGCGCGCCCTCCTCGGGGCTGCCGGCCGCGACCCCTATCGCATTGCCATCCTCGACATGCACATGCCGGGCATGGACGGACTGGAACTGGCGCGACTCATCCGTCGCGACCCCGCGATCAAGGATGTCGAGCTGCTGATGCTGAGCTCGGTCGGCCTCGATGTGCCCACGCCGACCCTGCATGCATTGCGCGTGCGCACCTGGCTGACCAAGCCGGTCAGCCGTTCGCAGTTGAGCGACTGCCTGATCGCCTGCACGGCCATTGACGCATCCGTATCCGGCCCGGCGGCAATCTTGACGGCGTCCTCGGTGCCGACCGCGACCTCGACTGCGGGAGCATCGGTGCCCGGCCCGCGTGCCCTGCACGTACTGGTCGCCGAAGACAACCTGGTCAATCAGGCGGTGGCCATCGAGATGCTGGCGGCGCTGGGCTGCACCTGCCGGATCGCCGCGAACGGGCGCGAGGCGCTCGCCGCGATGGCGCAGGATGCCTATGACGTGGTGCTGATGGACTGCCAGATGCCGGAGATGGATGGCTTCGAAGCCACCCGGGCGCTGCGCGCGCGGGAGGCCGCCAGCGGCGCACCGCGCTTGCGGGTGATCGCCTTGACCGCGCACGCCATGGAGGGCGACGAGGCGCAATGTATTGCCGCCGGCATGGATGGCTACCTCGCCAAGCCTTATGGTCAGCAGCAGCTGGAGGCGGCGATCCGAAGCCATCTCGCGCCGCAATCGGCGAATGCGGCGTCAGCTGCGACCGGCACAGCAGGCGCCGCAACGAACACGACGGCGGCAGCCAATATGGGCGACGAGAACGTCGTCGAGGGGCTGGACCGGCGGGTGCTGGACAGTATTCGTGCGCTGGACAAGGCGGGCGGCAACGCGGTGCTGGCGCGTCTGATCGGGATTTACCAGAAGAGCGCACCGCCGCTGGTGCAGGCGATACGGGCGGCGGCGGATGCGGGCGACGTGGCGGCGGTCAGCCGGGCGGCGCATACGCTGCGGCCGAGCAGCCTTTACGTGGGCGCGACCCGGCTGGGTAGCCTGTGCCGGGAGATCGAGGTCGCGGGCAAGGCCACGCCCCCGGCGATGTCGCTGACCCAGGTCGCCGCGCTGGAGGCGGAATTCGTACGGGTTGAGCTGTGGTTGCGGGCGGAACTGATGGAAGAAGTCGTATGA
- the ugpE gene encoding sn-glycerol-3-phosphate ABC transporter permease UgpE yields MVENRPWMKVFYYAVLTLGVLIVVFPLYVTFVASTLTLEQVLKVPMPLVPGDQFWANYSQVLTGGSTRGSSAPVGQMMINSLIMALVIAFGKIAISIISAFAIIFFRFPLRNFFFWMIFVTLMLPVEVRILPTYKVVSDLGILDSYVGLTLPLIASATATFLFRQFFLTIPDELAEAARMDGAGPMRFFFDVVLPLSKTSIAALFVIQFIYGWNQYLWPLLITTQESMYTTVIGIKRMIAGGDAATEWNLVMATAILAMIPPAMVVILMQRWFVKGLVETEK; encoded by the coding sequence ATGGTCGAGAACCGTCCATGGATGAAGGTGTTTTACTACGCGGTGCTCACGCTCGGCGTGCTGATCGTCGTTTTTCCGCTCTACGTGACCTTTGTCGCCTCGACGCTGACGCTGGAGCAGGTGCTGAAAGTACCGATGCCACTCGTGCCAGGCGACCAGTTCTGGGCCAATTATTCGCAGGTGCTGACTGGCGGTTCCACCCGTGGATCGTCGGCGCCGGTCGGGCAGATGATGATCAATTCGCTCATCATGGCGCTGGTCATTGCCTTCGGCAAAATTGCCATCTCCATCATCTCGGCCTTCGCCATCATCTTCTTCCGCTTCCCACTCAGGAATTTTTTCTTCTGGATGATTTTCGTCACGCTGATGTTGCCCGTGGAAGTGCGTATCCTGCCGACCTATAAAGTCGTGTCGGACCTCGGCATCCTCGATTCCTACGTCGGGCTGACATTGCCTTTGATCGCCTCCGCGACCGCGACATTTCTTTTCCGCCAGTTTTTTCTCACCATTCCCGATGAGCTTGCCGAAGCGGCGCGCATGGATGGCGCCGGGCCGATGCGTTTCTTCTTCGACGTAGTGCTGCCACTGTCGAAGACATCCATCGCCGCGTTGTTCGTGATCCAGTTCATTTACGGCTGGAACCAGTATCTGTGGCCGCTGCTTATCACCACGCAGGAATCGATGTACACGACGGTGATCGGCATCAAGCGCATGATCGCCGGCGGGGATGCGGCGACGGAATGGAATCTGGTGATGGCGACGGCGATATTGGCGATGATTCCGCCGGCGATGGTGGTGATTTTGATGCAGAGGTGGTTTGTTAAGGGGTTGGTGGAGACGGAAAAATAG
- a CDS encoding TonB-dependent receptor, which produces MNIEVTSASRKAQRLSDTAAAVFVITGDDIRRSGASSIPEILQMVPGVQVGRLASNRWAVTVRGFDGRFANKLLVLRDGRSIYSPLFSGVLWEEQDMNLEDIDSIEVIRGPGAALWGANAVNGVINIITKKAKDTQGAMVSAGVGTLERAALTARYGGMMGDETRFRIYAKAVDRSSMVDMNGERANDSSGSDLAGFRIDSRLRDDSRLTFSGESRKSRGGDTWATPVLTAPYSLNKAVRQFNSGSNLLGRYERNLEEGSAITFQAFVDHSELDIDGSVGERRNTIDFDFQHRLHAGERNDIIWGLNVRNSRDSLTGGGYINFAVPSRTFRLASVYVQDEITIVPDKLRLTVGARFEHNNFSGSEPQANVRVFWRPDAMHSLWTAASRATRTPSRGETDAIVQLSVTPPLSPQNPTPFPMLLRSVPNVAQGLVSEHVDSLEFGYRAQLGTRLSLDAALFANRYRRLRSASIVSTGLEFAPAPYLVTTIAVDNLASAETRGIELALDWRPYSWWRLQPSYAWFRMTAPVTGDPVRDSDGERIAGNSPRHQFSLRSQFDVAERQRLDLWLHYVSSLTYANIPGRWDLDIRYAWRPRKDLELAVTGQNLLHKQLPQFKSDNLASIQLQVQRSAQLNAKWQF; this is translated from the coding sequence ATGAATATCGAGGTAACTTCGGCATCGCGCAAAGCGCAGCGGCTGTCGGACACCGCTGCCGCCGTGTTCGTCATCACCGGCGACGATATTCGCCGGTCCGGTGCATCCTCCATACCGGAGATTTTGCAGATGGTGCCTGGCGTGCAGGTCGGGCGGCTCGCAAGCAATCGCTGGGCAGTGACGGTGCGCGGTTTCGACGGGCGTTTCGCCAACAAATTGCTGGTGCTGCGGGACGGTCGCAGCATTTATTCGCCGCTGTTCTCCGGTGTCCTGTGGGAAGAGCAGGACATGAACCTTGAGGATATCGATAGCATCGAGGTAATTCGCGGGCCCGGGGCGGCATTGTGGGGCGCCAATGCGGTCAATGGCGTGATCAACATCATTACCAAAAAGGCAAAGGACACGCAGGGCGCGATGGTATCGGCTGGCGTCGGCACGTTGGAGCGCGCCGCATTGACCGCGCGCTACGGTGGCATGATGGGCGATGAGACGCGCTTCCGGATTTACGCGAAGGCAGTGGACCGCTCATCGATGGTCGACATGAACGGTGAGCGTGCCAACGATAGCTCGGGCTCGGACCTCGCCGGATTTCGCATCGACAGCCGCCTGCGCGATGACTCGCGCCTCACCTTTTCAGGTGAATCGCGCAAAAGCCGCGGCGGGGATACCTGGGCCACGCCGGTCTTGACGGCACCGTACAGCCTTAACAAAGCCGTTCGCCAATTCAACTCCGGATCCAATCTTCTTGGGCGCTATGAGCGCAATCTCGAAGAGGGTTCCGCGATCACATTCCAGGCCTTCGTTGATCATTCCGAACTTGATATCGATGGATCCGTGGGCGAGCGCCGCAATACCATCGATTTCGATTTTCAGCACCGGCTTCATGCGGGCGAACGCAATGACATCATCTGGGGCCTGAATGTCCGGAACTCGCGTGACAGCCTGACGGGCGGCGGTTATATCAATTTTGCCGTGCCAAGCCGCACCTTCAGGCTCGCCAGTGTCTACGTGCAGGATGAGATCACGATTGTCCCGGATAAATTGCGGCTGACCGTCGGCGCGAGGTTCGAGCACAACAACTTTTCCGGCAGCGAACCGCAGGCTAACGTGCGCGTGTTCTGGCGGCCTGATGCGATGCACAGTCTCTGGACAGCCGCTTCGCGCGCAACCCGGACGCCGTCGCGAGGCGAAACGGACGCGATTGTGCAGCTCAGCGTGACGCCACCCTTGTCGCCGCAAAACCCGACGCCGTTTCCGATGTTGCTCCGTTCGGTACCCAACGTGGCGCAGGGGCTGGTGTCCGAGCATGTCGACTCACTCGAGTTTGGCTACCGCGCGCAACTAGGCACACGGCTATCGCTTGACGCCGCCCTGTTTGCCAACCGCTATCGCCGCTTGCGATCCGCGAGCATTGTCTCGACAGGGCTTGAGTTCGCGCCTGCGCCATACCTGGTCACGACTATCGCGGTCGACAACCTCGCGTCGGCTGAGACCCGTGGCATCGAACTCGCGCTCGACTGGCGTCCATACTCATGGTGGCGCTTGCAGCCCAGCTATGCGTGGTTTCGCATGACAGCGCCCGTGACGGGTGACCCGGTGCGCGATTCCGACGGCGAAAGAATTGCCGGGAACAGCCCGCGCCATCAGTTTTCGTTGCGCTCGCAGTTCGATGTGGCGGAGCGCCAGCGACTTGATTTGTGGCTCCACTATGTCAGCAGCCTTACGTATGCCAATATTCCGGGCCGCTGGGATCTGGATATTCGCTATGCGTGGCGGCCGCGCAAGGACCTGGAACTGGCAGTGACCGGGCAGAATCTTCTGCACAAGCAACTCCCGCAGTTCAAAAGCGACAATTTGGCGTCGATACAGCTTCAGGTTCAGCGAAGTGCCCAACTGAATGCGAAATGGCAGTTCTAA